CACTTCTCTTGAAAATCCAATCAAAAAAAGAATGCCATAAGATAAATAAAATAGAAAAAATACCAATGTTCAAAAAAAGAATGGTCTTTGGCGCAATAGCAATACTTGGAAAAAGATAGAAATATAAAATTCCCGAAAACATTGCCAGAAATAAAAATACAGAAAAATACCGATAAAAATCAAAACTGCGGAATCTTATATTCAAAGAATAAAAGTCAAAAATAAAAAAAAGAAAAATCCAAAATAAAAAAAGCCACGAAAATTGCTTAAAAAAATAAATAAATATCCGAGGAGAAATTAACTTACTCCACCTTAAAATAAGAGCAATATAGAGAGAGAAAAATATCAAAGAAATATCTCCACTTAATAAGATGAATCTTCTTATAATCCTATACTTCATTATCTTTATCGAATTAATTAGCCCTTGAGAATTTCTTTTTTATTTCTTTGCCAGAAATCTAATACAAAAGCAAAAATAACGCCGAAAAACAAACCGATGAAAATTGATAAAATAACATTCAAATATAGATTGTTTTCATAAGATAATTCCTCTGGGGCAGGTCTTACAATTTTCGTCCTCTGGATGCTATTTAAGCTCATTTGCGCCTCGTCAATCTTAGATAAATGTTCAACGTAAAGGTATTGTAGGCTTGATAAATCCTTGTTTTTTTCTAATGCAGCTAATTTTGCTTTTTCTCTACTAACAATGGTTTTAAAACTACTTTCTTTCTTCTTAAAATCAATTTCATGCTGAGATAAAATAATTCTACCAAGTTCTCCTAAATATTTAACTCCCTCAACGGAATCTTTTGACTTTATCCTTACGGTGACAATATTACTATCTTTTGCTTCTTCAGAAATGAACGCCTCGACATCCTCTATTTCATCTATCTCCACTTTGCTTTCAATCAAATCATCATATACCCGGCTATTTATTTTTTGCTTAACCTGTGAAGTGGTTTCTGGTAAAAAAGTAATAAATGTTCCTTCGTTAAAAACTTCCATTTTGCCAATCTCCAAGACAACAGAACCCTCGTATCCTTTAAATAAAACTAAACTAAAAACAATCCCCAGTATAAAAAAAACTCCGACCACGAAAAGGATTAACAATTTCTTTTTAAATAATACCCTAACAAAATCTACTAAATTAATTTCTTGTTCAGCCATAAGGTTTAATATTTATAATATAGAATAATACCAAAAACAATTTTTTTTTCAATCCCTAATACTTATAAATAGGCACAATATCATCCTTT
This DNA window, taken from Candidatus Paceibacterota bacterium, encodes the following:
- a CDS encoding Wzz/FepE/Etk N-terminal domain-containing protein, translating into MAEQEINLVDFVRVLFKKKLLILFVVGVFFILGIVFSLVLFKGYEGSVVLEIGKMEVFNEGTFITFLPETTSQVKQKINSRVYDDLIESKVEIDEIEDVEAFISEEAKDSNIVTVRIKSKDSVEGVKYLGELGRIILSQHEIDFKKKESSFKTIVSREKAKLAALEKNKDLSSLQYLYVEHLSKIDEAQMSLNSIQRTKIVRPAPEELSYENNLYLNVILSIFIGLFFGVIFAFVLDFWQRNKKEILKG